One window of the Granulicella arctica genome contains the following:
- a CDS encoding VWA domain-containing protein: MYSSTRLGLILGCSLIATSFGLAQQEALSSSPHAGNKIVLDVVVTPKSGQPVGGLQQPEFTLLDNKVARPLTSFKALTADQAPIEVVLLVDAVNTNFQSVAYERQQIEAFLKANGGHLAHPTSLAIFTDTGTQVQDGFSTDGNALSADLDKFTIGLRDIRRSAGFYGASDRFQLSMVALRQLTAREAARPGRKILLWISPGWPLLSGPAVDLDRKQQDQIFAEVIDMSNKMRQARMTLYSVDPLGASESVLRSSYYQEFVKGVSKAGKVDLGDLGLQVLATQSGGLVLNSNNDITGELQRVMDDTKAYYEISFDAPPSDHADEYHQIQVQVGQPGLTARTRTGYYSQP; the protein is encoded by the coding sequence ATGTACAGCAGTACGCGTCTCGGCCTGATTCTCGGTTGCTCCCTCATTGCTACAAGTTTTGGATTGGCCCAGCAGGAAGCACTCTCCTCTTCGCCCCATGCGGGAAACAAGATTGTTCTTGATGTTGTGGTGACGCCGAAGTCGGGTCAGCCGGTAGGTGGTCTGCAGCAGCCGGAGTTCACGCTTCTGGATAACAAGGTTGCGCGCCCGCTTACCTCATTCAAGGCGCTTACCGCCGATCAGGCACCGATCGAGGTGGTCCTCCTTGTCGACGCGGTCAACACCAACTTCCAGAGCGTGGCCTACGAGCGGCAGCAGATAGAAGCATTTCTGAAGGCCAACGGTGGCCACCTGGCACACCCAACGTCGCTGGCGATCTTTACGGACACGGGAACGCAGGTGCAGGACGGCTTCTCCACCGATGGAAACGCGCTAAGCGCCGATCTGGACAAGTTCACGATTGGCCTGCGGGATATTCGACGGTCTGCGGGTTTCTATGGCGCGTCGGACCGGTTCCAGCTCTCCATGGTGGCCCTGCGGCAGCTTACGGCACGCGAGGCGGCCCGGCCAGGACGCAAGATTCTCCTGTGGATCTCGCCGGGCTGGCCGCTGCTCTCGGGTCCGGCTGTCGATCTCGACCGCAAGCAGCAGGACCAGATCTTCGCCGAGGTCATCGACATGTCGAACAAGATGCGGCAGGCGCGCATGACGCTCTACAGTGTCGATCCGCTCGGAGCGAGTGAGTCGGTTCTGCGAAGCTCGTACTACCAGGAGTTCGTCAAGGGTGTCAGCAAGGCGGGCAAGGTCGATCTCGGCGACCTTGGGCTGCAGGTGCTCGCCACCCAGAGCGGAGGTCTCGTGCTGAACTCCAACAACGACATTACGGGCGAACTACAGCGTGTGATGGACGACACGAAGGCTTACTACGAGATTTCGTTCGACGCGCCGCCCTCCGACCATGCCGACGAATATCACCAGATCCAGGTGCAGGTTGGTCAGCCAGGGCTGACGGCACGAACGCGGACGGGCTACTACTCGCAGCCATAG
- a CDS encoding glycoside hydrolase family 30 protein gives MKQDRRTFLKKATTLAAGSSAAMVLPVRAFATQETVPPNAPTWTATTQAAPWQLQPLRPAGWRWDTLDVTVSLETEQPAGQSAIRGFGACFNELGWTSLQKLTPTDRASVFEEMFAPGKGANFTICRMPVGANDFSRGWYSYDETSDDFSLQHFSIANDLETLVPFIKSAQRYNPALKLWASPWSPPSWMKRNKFYAEADQFPGWLPNGIRPDQVGKEGTDMFIQKPRFFEAYAEYFGKFIDAYKQQGIEVGMVMPQNEFNSAQAFPSCTWTPEGLAQFIRRLGPVMAKRNVEVFFGTLERGNKDLLSHVLADPEAGRWIKGVGLQWAGKTALAAIHKEHPALTIYQSEQECGDGKNDWSYAAYCWNLMKHYLSDGATGYMYWNISLLPGGASHWGWPQNSLITVKPDGSYQFNHEHYVLKHVSHFVQPGAKRLTTDGTCDDVLAFLNPDRSVAVILRNESSLERPVDVTIGDMKVPGTMQADSFNTLLIKHWA, from the coding sequence ATGAAGCAGGATCGACGGACCTTTCTCAAGAAGGCCACAACGCTGGCCGCAGGATCATCTGCAGCAATGGTGCTGCCCGTAAGAGCATTTGCGACTCAGGAGACGGTTCCTCCCAACGCCCCGACATGGACCGCGACCACACAGGCGGCACCATGGCAGCTACAGCCGCTTCGACCGGCAGGCTGGCGGTGGGACACCCTCGACGTGACGGTGAGCCTCGAGACCGAACAGCCAGCCGGGCAGTCAGCCATCAGAGGCTTCGGCGCATGCTTCAACGAGCTTGGCTGGACGTCGCTCCAGAAGCTGACGCCCACCGATCGCGCGAGCGTCTTCGAAGAGATGTTCGCACCGGGCAAAGGCGCAAACTTCACGATCTGCCGCATGCCTGTCGGCGCGAACGACTTCTCACGCGGCTGGTACTCCTACGACGAAACGTCCGACGACTTCTCGCTCCAACATTTCAGCATCGCGAACGACCTCGAAACGTTGGTGCCATTTATCAAGAGCGCGCAGCGGTACAACCCTGCACTCAAGCTCTGGGCTTCGCCGTGGAGCCCGCCGAGTTGGATGAAACGCAACAAGTTCTACGCCGAGGCAGATCAGTTTCCCGGCTGGCTTCCGAATGGCATTCGTCCCGATCAGGTCGGCAAAGAAGGTACGGACATGTTCATCCAGAAGCCGCGCTTTTTCGAGGCTTACGCCGAATACTTCGGCAAGTTTATCGATGCCTACAAACAGCAGGGCATCGAGGTCGGCATGGTCATGCCGCAGAATGAGTTCAACTCAGCACAGGCTTTTCCAAGCTGTACCTGGACGCCGGAAGGCCTCGCTCAGTTCATCCGGCGGCTCGGCCCGGTGATGGCGAAACGCAACGTCGAGGTCTTCTTCGGAACGCTGGAGCGGGGTAACAAAGACCTGCTCAGCCATGTGTTGGCGGACCCGGAGGCAGGGCGCTGGATCAAGGGTGTCGGTCTGCAGTGGGCGGGCAAGACCGCGCTTGCTGCCATCCACAAGGAGCACCCGGCACTGACGATCTACCAGTCCGAGCAGGAGTGCGGCGACGGCAAGAATGACTGGAGTTATGCCGCCTACTGCTGGAACCTGATGAAGCATTATCTGTCCGATGGCGCAACCGGCTACATGTACTGGAACATCTCGCTGCTACCCGGCGGTGCAAGCCACTGGGGCTGGCCGCAAAACTCGCTGATCACCGTTAAGCCGGATGGCAGCTACCAGTTCAACCACGAGCACTACGTTCTCAAGCATGTGAGCCACTTCGTACAGCCGGGAGCGAAGCGCCTGACCACCGACGGCACCTGCGACGACGTGCTGGCCTTCCTGAACCCTGATCGAAGTGTCGCTGTCATCCTGCGCAATGAGAGCAGCCTGGAGCGACCCGTTGATGTCACCATCGGCGACATGAAGGTGCCGGGAACAATGCAGGCGGACTCCTTCAACACACTGTTGATCAAGCACTGGGCGTAG
- a CDS encoding MogA/MoaB family molybdenum cofactor biosynthesis protein — protein MIPRFRSDIRTVVLTISDRCFQGTQQDLSGPAVVRLLLAAGAHNPAAHVLPDEFDEIVEALRHHARTASLIVTTGGTGLAARDVTPEATRMVCERLVEGLAERMRADGLQHTPLAPLSRAVCGTVGSTLIVNLPGSPAGAETSLAAILPLLPHALDLLAGLTSHEPSSHEPGNSESSSPEARTSHEI, from the coding sequence GTGATTCCGCGCTTCCGTTCCGATATCCGCACAGTAGTCCTTACGATTAGCGATCGCTGCTTTCAGGGCACCCAGCAGGACCTCTCCGGTCCAGCGGTGGTGCGCCTGCTGCTTGCTGCCGGTGCCCATAACCCTGCGGCTCATGTCTTGCCGGACGAGTTCGACGAGATCGTTGAAGCGTTGCGGCACCACGCGCGCACGGCATCCCTGATCGTCACCACGGGTGGCACGGGGCTGGCCGCGCGCGATGTGACGCCCGAGGCGACGCGGATGGTCTGTGAACGGCTGGTGGAGGGTCTTGCGGAGCGGATGCGCGCCGATGGCCTGCAGCACACGCCACTCGCGCCACTGAGCCGCGCCGTCTGCGGGACGGTGGGGAGCACGCTCATTGTGAATCTACCGGGCAGCCCGGCGGGTGCCGAGACCTCGCTGGCGGCGATCCTGCCTCTGCTGCCCCATGCGCTCGACCTGCTGGCAGGGCTGACCTCGCATGAGCCGAGCAGCCATGAGCCTGGCAACTCCGAGTCAAGTAGTCCTGAGGCAAGGACCAGCCATGAGATTTAA
- a CDS encoding DUF6580 family putative transport protein, with protein MTAYVALLVAVLSRLLPHAFHTTSVGFTAVGGGLLFFGARRSRWQTVFAVLALMATDYYLTVCAYSYAFHASHYVVTWVWYAAVCLMGHQLLAGKPSALKVGGAVLASSTSFFILSNFALWAGGTLYAHTLAGLGTCFVTAIPFYANDAMSTAITAGALFGLPALAASIAESLHDGQIAKA; from the coding sequence ATGACAGCCTATGTAGCTCTCCTCGTCGCAGTTCTCAGCCGCCTTCTTCCCCACGCCTTCCACACCACCAGCGTCGGCTTTACTGCGGTGGGTGGCGGCCTGCTCTTCTTCGGAGCACGCCGGAGTCGCTGGCAGACGGTCTTCGCCGTGCTTGCCCTGATGGCGACCGACTACTACCTCACCGTCTGCGCATACTCCTACGCCTTCCACGCCAGCCACTATGTTGTCACCTGGGTCTGGTACGCGGCGGTCTGCCTGATGGGTCACCAGCTTCTCGCGGGTAAGCCTTCGGCCCTCAAGGTGGGTGGCGCAGTTCTCGCCTCGTCCACGTCGTTCTTCATCCTGAGCAACTTCGCGCTCTGGGCTGGCGGCACGCTCTACGCCCATACGCTTGCCGGTCTCGGGACCTGCTTTGTCACGGCGATTCCCTTCTACGCGAACGACGCCATGTCGACCGCTATCACCGCCGGCGCACTGTTTGGCCTACCCGCTCTTGCAGCCAGCATCGCTGAGAGTCTGCATGACGGACAGATCGCAAAGGCCTAA
- a CDS encoding YqaA family protein — MRFNPVAAAGAVAPHHSRFGFLMKWNLAILALLKPLGAWGVGAIAVIDSAAIPMPLDAMVVDYVVHDHARAVVYCLMAALGSAVGSLLPYFLGRAGGELFLLKRINRERYEKLRDRFEKQEFLAIMLPAMAPPPFPVKLFEFAAGVFEMRLVWYFSAIFLGKFIRFVVVSFLIIFFGQKILTTAMGALHHHFGLVLAGCGVLLLLLAIYVIRKLFDGKRGVKFPAEEEDKT; from the coding sequence ATGAGATTTAATCCTGTAGCCGCCGCCGGAGCCGTGGCGCCGCATCACTCCCGCTTCGGCTTTCTGATGAAGTGGAATCTCGCCATCCTTGCCTTGCTCAAGCCGTTGGGAGCGTGGGGGGTGGGCGCGATTGCGGTGATCGATTCGGCGGCGATTCCCATGCCGCTCGATGCGATGGTGGTGGATTACGTCGTACACGACCATGCGCGGGCCGTGGTGTATTGCCTGATGGCCGCGCTGGGCTCGGCCGTCGGCAGCCTGCTGCCCTACTTCCTTGGTCGTGCGGGCGGCGAGCTTTTCCTGCTGAAGCGGATCAATCGCGAGCGCTACGAGAAGCTGCGCGATCGCTTCGAGAAGCAGGAGTTTCTCGCGATCATGCTACCCGCGATGGCGCCGCCGCCATTCCCCGTGAAGCTGTTCGAGTTTGCTGCGGGCGTCTTCGAGATGCGGCTGGTCTGGTACTTCAGCGCGATCTTTCTGGGCAAGTTCATCCGCTTCGTGGTGGTGTCGTTCCTCATCATCTTCTTCGGACAGAAGATTCTGACAACTGCAATGGGCGCGCTCCACCATCACTTCGGCCTGGTCCTTGCCGGGTGTGGGGTGCTGCTCCTGCTACTCGCGATCTACGTGATCCGCAAGCTCTTCGATGGAAAGCGGGGAGTAAAGTTCCCCGCGGAAGAGGAAGACAAAACTTAA
- a CDS encoding acyltransferase family protein produces the protein MPAVATNPNRSWSRLDGVDLLRGLAIFFVLMNHVNMRLLGTKVPYAKGLPDQLVSSLVWNGQYGVQIFFAISGFLITSTTLRRWGSVARVSICDFYLLRFARIGPLLLLLLAILSTLHLAHVDGFIVGHKTGGLGRALFAALTFHINLLEAHRGYLPPSWDILWSLSVEEMFYLFFPLACRLFRRERFLVVPLLLFVALGPIARSHLFNHNPVWREYSYLGGMDAIALGCLTALFLAGRHLSRTAVRLLCGCGVAVLVFSLGFSLRAYAWGLGHNGLDMTILAVGTCMVIAAAAESRWRAPRLLAPLRIVGQRSYEIYLTHIFAVLGLFSLFLAAGKPMRAVPALFLAVLIVGPLLGYLVARIYSEPINRRLRARWNDGPRQLGSVVDSGQTAPLD, from the coding sequence ATGCCTGCCGTCGCTACCAACCCCAACCGAAGCTGGAGCCGCCTCGACGGCGTCGATCTTCTGCGCGGCCTCGCCATCTTCTTCGTGCTGATGAATCACGTCAACATGCGCCTGCTTGGCACAAAGGTTCCGTACGCGAAGGGGCTGCCGGATCAACTCGTCTCCTCGCTCGTGTGGAACGGCCAGTATGGCGTGCAGATCTTCTTCGCCATCTCCGGCTTTCTCATCACCTCGACGACGCTGCGCCGCTGGGGATCGGTCGCCCGCGTGAGCATCTGCGACTTCTACCTGCTTCGCTTCGCCCGTATCGGACCGCTGCTGCTCCTGCTGCTGGCCATCCTGAGCACGCTGCACCTCGCGCACGTCGATGGCTTTATCGTCGGCCACAAGACCGGCGGCCTTGGTCGCGCCCTGTTCGCCGCACTCACCTTTCACATCAATCTGCTCGAAGCCCATCGCGGCTACCTTCCGCCAAGCTGGGACATCCTCTGGTCGCTCTCCGTCGAGGAGATGTTCTACCTCTTCTTTCCGCTCGCCTGCCGCCTCTTTCGTCGGGAGCGCTTCCTCGTGGTGCCGCTGCTCCTCTTCGTGGCGCTTGGTCCCATCGCCCGGTCGCACCTCTTCAATCACAACCCTGTCTGGCGCGAGTACTCCTACCTCGGCGGCATGGACGCCATCGCCCTCGGCTGCCTCACCGCGCTCTTCCTCGCCGGACGGCACCTCTCCCGAACTGCGGTACGACTCCTGTGTGGCTGCGGCGTCGCTGTACTCGTCTTCAGCCTTGGTTTCTCGCTGCGTGCCTACGCCTGGGGACTTGGCCACAACGGCCTCGACATGACGATCCTTGCCGTTGGCACCTGCATGGTGATCGCGGCGGCAGCCGAGTCCCGGTGGCGAGCACCACGCCTGCTCGCGCCGCTCCGCATCGTCGGCCAGCGCAGCTACGAGATCTACCTCACTCACATCTTTGCCGTCCTCGGGCTCTTCAGCTTGTTTCTAGCCGCTGGCAAGCCGATGCGTGCTGTTCCCGCCCTCTTTCTCGCCGTCCTCATCGTTGGACCGCTGCTGGGCTACCTGGTCGCTCGCATCTATTCGGAGCCAATTAATCGCCGGCTCCGCGCGCGTTGGAACGACGGACCAAGGCAGCTTGGCTCCGTCGTTGACAGTGGTCAGACAGCCCCGCTCGATTGA
- a CDS encoding metal-dependent hydrolase: MEPVTHFLTGACLARTGLNRRAAYTTLAMTLAAEAPDLDTLWSVDGPVAGFQHHRGWTHTFLGIPFEAALVVGLIWLLHRWRVRRGYPTLAPVRWGMLWLFSVIALLSHIFLDWTNNYGVRPFFPFNAHWYAGSFVFIFEPVLFAILLVALIAPALFGLVGSEVGARRQPFRGRGWAIGGLIAMLALWGWRASEHSKAIDLATAGDYDGAQVRRVFASPEPINPYRWHVIAELPTAFQLGVAETLSGTLTTTPDDLLYKPPTTIATLPAKRSWLGEVYLDWSSWPMVTDIGPDGDGFTEVTFRDLRFMYDTPFMRGRTMPPLGGIVYLDADRRIKIMEMNGRPQH, encoded by the coding sequence ATGGAACCAGTGACGCATTTCCTGACCGGGGCATGTTTGGCTCGCACCGGCCTGAATCGCAGGGCCGCCTACACCACGCTCGCCATGACACTCGCTGCCGAGGCTCCTGACCTCGACACTCTGTGGTCCGTTGATGGGCCGGTCGCGGGCTTTCAGCACCATCGCGGATGGACGCACACCTTCCTGGGCATACCGTTCGAAGCCGCACTGGTTGTGGGTCTCATCTGGCTGCTGCACCGCTGGCGGGTTAGGCGCGGGTATCCGACGCTTGCGCCGGTGCGGTGGGGGATGCTCTGGCTCTTCTCCGTAATCGCCCTGCTCAGCCACATCTTTCTGGACTGGACGAACAACTACGGCGTTCGGCCCTTCTTCCCGTTCAACGCGCATTGGTACGCAGGATCGTTCGTCTTCATCTTCGAGCCTGTTCTCTTCGCGATCCTGCTTGTTGCCTTGATTGCGCCTGCGCTCTTCGGGCTGGTCGGCAGCGAGGTCGGTGCGCGGCGGCAGCCCTTCCGCGGTCGAGGCTGGGCGATCGGCGGCCTGATCGCGATGCTCGCGCTCTGGGGCTGGCGGGCATCGGAGCACAGCAAGGCGATCGACCTCGCTACCGCTGGCGACTACGACGGTGCGCAAGTCCGTCGCGTCTTTGCGAGCCCTGAGCCGATCAATCCGTACCGCTGGCATGTTATCGCCGAGCTGCCCACGGCCTTCCAGCTTGGCGTCGCCGAAACGCTCAGCGGCACCCTCACCACCACGCCCGACGACCTGCTTTATAAACCTCCGACGACGATTGCTACACTCCCCGCGAAACGGAGTTGGCTTGGGGAGGTCTACCTTGACTGGTCCTCCTGGCCGATGGTCACCGACATCGGTCCCGATGGGGACGGTTTCACCGAGGTCACGTTTCGCGACCTACGCTTCATGTACGACACACCCTTCATGCGAGGCCGTACGATGCCTCCACTTGGCGGCATCGTCTACCTTGACGCCGACCGCCGGATCAAGATCATGGAGATGAACGGCCGACCGCAACACTAG
- a CDS encoding serine hydrolase domain-containing protein: MNSTTTQDLQIDETALRAHVIVPSNILNITTEKIDLKQPPAHAIPHGPQVAHLNGAGFCNTLHAALKNSVTGYVMQLQQHGSVIYTLEWNWAQTPSDVATGWNPQVPMHVASLSKMITAISMTKVLDAHNISYDASIAPYLPHYWVKGPNIATVSFRELMTHTSGFTNGGADFLSVKAQVAAGVPLQKHAQYENSNFSILRILLSVIQGDIAVGATYAVPFNDQFWDIITINGYRNYVNANIFPQTGSNGTLAHNAGDALAYNSPATGHGWNSGDLSTVCGAAGWHFSVAQLLKIMGSFRRGNTIMSPAHAQQMLDNMFGIDWKVARPLDGAFTYSKNGLWENGSGQTEQAVAFYLPEDMEMAVFVNSPINAAANFLENVVRDAYNGNIVA, from the coding sequence ATGAACAGCACCACCACACAAGACCTTCAGATCGATGAGACCGCGCTCAGGGCGCACGTCATCGTTCCCTCAAACATCCTCAACATCACCACGGAGAAGATCGATCTCAAGCAGCCGCCTGCCCACGCCATCCCGCATGGCCCACAGGTGGCTCACCTCAACGGAGCAGGCTTTTGCAATACGCTGCATGCCGCGCTCAAGAACTCCGTGACCGGATATGTCATGCAGCTCCAGCAGCATGGTTCGGTCATCTACACGCTCGAGTGGAACTGGGCGCAGACGCCGTCGGACGTGGCCACGGGCTGGAACCCACAGGTTCCGATGCACGTTGCCAGCCTCAGCAAGATGATCACGGCCATCTCGATGACCAAGGTTCTCGACGCGCACAACATCTCCTACGATGCCAGCATTGCGCCCTATCTGCCCCACTACTGGGTAAAGGGACCGAACATCGCGACCGTGAGCTTCCGGGAGTTGATGACGCACACCTCCGGCTTTACCAATGGCGGCGCGGACTTCCTCTCCGTGAAGGCACAGGTTGCCGCTGGTGTCCCCCTCCAGAAGCACGCGCAGTATGAGAACTCCAACTTCTCTATTCTTCGCATTCTGCTCTCGGTGATCCAGGGCGATATCGCTGTCGGCGCTACCTACGCTGTTCCCTTCAATGATCAGTTCTGGGACATCATCACGATCAACGGCTATCGCAACTACGTCAACGCAAACATCTTCCCGCAGACCGGATCGAACGGCACGCTTGCTCACAACGCCGGCGATGCACTCGCCTACAACAGCCCGGCTACAGGCCATGGCTGGAACTCCGGTGACCTCTCGACGGTCTGCGGTGCCGCTGGATGGCACTTCTCCGTCGCTCAGTTGCTCAAGATCATGGGCTCCTTCCGCCGCGGGAATACCATCATGTCGCCCGCACACGCGCAGCAGATGCTTGACAACATGTTCGGCATCGACTGGAAAGTCGCGCGGCCACTTGATGGCGCCTTCACCTACTCGAAGAATGGTCTGTGGGAGAACGGCTCCGGCCAGACGGAGCAGGCTGTCGCCTTCTACCTGCCTGAGGACATGGAGATGGCCGTCTTCGTCAATTCGCCCATCAACGCTGCTGCGAACTTCCTCGAGAACGTTGTGCGTGACGCGTACAACGGGAACATCGTCGCTTAG
- a CDS encoding serine hydrolase: MLRNVIFASLLVLTLCAAPALRAQQSPALTPEAKQHIQQVEAGLTPSIILKDDPHPTHTLAERMAALHIPGVSIAVIHHGSIEWAQGFGVTRLDGPPVTPETLFQAGSISKPIAAIAALHLVQQGKLSLDADVNTYLTSWKLPAAPITTGKPVTLRELLTHTGGITVHGFRGYAAGEPVPTLVQVLNGEKPANSAPIRSEAAPGVINNYSGGGYTIMQQMLIDITKEPFPTLLHDVVFAPIGMTYSTDQQPLPADRMANAATPYYTDNKPVPGGPHTYAELAAAGLWTTPSDLARFAMELQTSLQGKSNHVLSTEMTRQMLTPIMTSAGLGLFISGAPTNPYFSHGGVNDGFESMMVAYEQGGDGAVIMTNAQGGSAIADEILHSIAAAYNWPDYHPTVRTAITVDPKILATYTGTFELQPSFSLVVTAEDGKLMVQGTGQPKFPVYAESETKFFPLLFPAEIEFVKDDQGKITNLILHQGGHDMKAMKK, from the coding sequence ATGTTACGAAACGTCATCTTTGCCAGCCTGCTCGTCCTTACGCTCTGTGCTGCACCTGCTTTGCGCGCACAACAATCGCCTGCTTTGACGCCAGAGGCTAAGCAGCACATCCAGCAGGTTGAGGCCGGACTGACGCCGTCCATCATCCTCAAGGACGACCCCCACCCCACTCATACCCTTGCTGAACGCATGGCCGCGCTCCACATCCCCGGCGTCAGCATTGCCGTTATCCATCATGGTTCGATTGAATGGGCGCAGGGCTTCGGCGTCACCCGTCTTGACGGTCCACCGGTGACCCCGGAGACTCTCTTTCAGGCTGGTTCGATCAGCAAGCCGATCGCCGCTATCGCTGCGCTCCACCTCGTCCAGCAGGGCAAGCTTTCGCTCGATGCCGATGTCAACACGTACCTCACCAGTTGGAAGCTACCTGCCGCTCCTATCACCACTGGCAAGCCTGTCACTCTTCGCGAACTGCTCACGCACACCGGCGGCATTACGGTGCATGGCTTCCGTGGCTACGCAGCAGGTGAGCCCGTCCCTACGCTGGTGCAGGTGCTGAACGGCGAGAAGCCCGCGAATAGCGCACCTATCCGGAGCGAGGCCGCGCCGGGCGTCATCAACAACTACTCCGGCGGCGGCTATACGATCATGCAGCAGATGCTGATCGACATCACCAAGGAGCCCTTCCCAACGCTCCTCCACGACGTCGTCTTCGCACCTATCGGGATGACCTACAGCACGGACCAGCAGCCGCTGCCTGCCGATCGTATGGCTAACGCCGCCACGCCGTATTACACCGATAACAAGCCCGTCCCCGGAGGCCCACATACGTATGCCGAGTTGGCTGCTGCGGGACTCTGGACCACGCCCTCCGACCTTGCACGCTTCGCGATGGAGTTGCAGACTTCGCTCCAGGGCAAGTCGAACCACGTCCTCTCCACCGAGATGACGCGCCAGATGCTGACGCCTATCATGACCTCCGCCGGGCTTGGCCTCTTCATCAGCGGTGCGCCCACGAATCCCTACTTCTCGCATGGCGGCGTCAATGACGGCTTTGAGAGCATGATGGTCGCGTACGAACAGGGCGGCGATGGTGCCGTTATCATGACCAACGCGCAGGGCGGCTCCGCGATCGCGGACGAGATTTTGCATAGTATCGCCGCAGCCTACAATTGGCCGGACTACCACCCGACCGTCCGCACCGCCATTACCGTGGATCCGAAGATCCTCGCCACCTACACCGGCACATTCGAGCTGCAACCAAGTTTCAGCCTCGTCGTTACGGCCGAAGATGGCAAGCTGATGGTCCAGGGAACAGGCCAGCCGAAGTTCCCGGTGTACGCCGAATCCGAAACTAAATTCTTCCCACTCCTTTTCCCTGCCGAGATCGAGTTCGTCAAGGACGATCAAGGCAAGATCACGAACCTGATCCTGCATCAGGGCGGCCATGATATGAAGGCCATGAAGAAGTAA
- a CDS encoding class I SAM-dependent methyltransferase: protein MPAAPDVYDLIAYPGFAYANTHPDSLATMAILHGLDPTPVERCRVLEVGCNEGSNLIPMAYSIPGGEFVGFDLASVPVAHAQQRIRQLGLTNVRIFQADILTVGDDPSQPLGTFDYIIAHGVYAWVPEHVRDALLALCRDHLAPNGIGFISYNALPGGHLRDLNRDILSLRSTASDDPIEGINQGLELMQFVIEARPEHDPLRLLLESQIKQLRKRGHGVIFHDELAPAQRPVSVTTFVSHAGGHGLRYVSEASMPPPNDACFQPKTAATAKAMAHGDWLAEEQILDFARMRKYRETLLCRTDRPVTIDLRLDRLSLLRFASPAQVATAADPAKRVFILPNTLQMESQHPGTIALLDHLIAAWPSSVPFAEIASLLTSNDVALDAEFFTLLIRLVVARVITLHTWKAPVSSRVGRRPLVSAIARQEASTADTVTTLLHTTLSVADPVVREFVLLLDGSRERGALLKAFQQAHPDQPEASIVEGIEATLQLLNRAGTLLADNAQEETDQQD, encoded by the coding sequence GTGCCTGCAGCCCCCGATGTCTACGACCTGATCGCCTACCCTGGCTTTGCCTACGCCAACACGCATCCTGATTCATTAGCCACGATGGCCATCCTGCACGGCCTGGATCCGACGCCCGTTGAACGATGCCGCGTCCTCGAAGTTGGCTGCAATGAAGGCTCCAATCTCATCCCGATGGCCTACAGCATTCCCGGGGGGGAGTTTGTAGGCTTCGATCTGGCGAGTGTTCCCGTCGCCCACGCGCAGCAACGCATCCGGCAACTCGGACTTACCAACGTTCGCATCTTCCAGGCGGATATCCTGACCGTCGGTGACGATCCGTCCCAGCCGTTAGGCACCTTCGACTACATCATCGCGCACGGCGTCTATGCCTGGGTGCCGGAGCACGTCCGCGACGCCCTGCTCGCCCTTTGCCGCGACCACCTCGCCCCGAACGGGATCGGCTTCATCAGCTACAACGCCCTGCCCGGCGGTCATCTGCGGGATCTCAACCGGGACATACTTTCGCTGCGCTCCACCGCCTCGGACGACCCGATCGAAGGCATCAACCAGGGTCTTGAGCTGATGCAGTTCGTAATTGAGGCGCGACCGGAGCACGATCCGCTTCGGCTGCTGCTGGAGTCGCAGATCAAACAGCTTCGCAAGCGTGGCCATGGCGTCATCTTCCACGATGAACTGGCTCCGGCACAGAGACCCGTTTCGGTGACGACCTTTGTCAGCCACGCTGGCGGGCACGGGCTCCGATATGTAAGCGAAGCCTCCATGCCGCCTCCGAACGACGCCTGCTTCCAGCCCAAGACCGCCGCCACCGCAAAGGCGATGGCCCATGGAGACTGGCTTGCCGAGGAGCAGATTCTCGACTTCGCCCGGATGCGCAAGTACCGCGAGACCCTGCTCTGTCGCACGGATCGCCCTGTGACGATCGACCTGCGCCTCGATCGTCTCAGCCTTCTGCGCTTCGCATCGCCCGCGCAGGTGGCCACGGCTGCGGACCCCGCAAAGCGCGTCTTCATCCTTCCGAACACGTTACAGATGGAGAGCCAGCACCCGGGAACCATCGCGCTCCTTGACCATCTGATCGCTGCATGGCCATCCTCGGTCCCTTTCGCCGAGATCGCGAGCCTCCTGACCTCGAATGATGTTGCGCTGGACGCCGAGTTCTTCACCCTGCTGATCCGCCTCGTCGTCGCGCGCGTCATCACGCTGCACACCTGGAAGGCTCCAGTGAGCAGCCGCGTTGGGAGGCGTCCGCTTGTGAGCGCCATTGCGCGGCAGGAGGCATCGACCGCCGATACGGTCACTACGCTGCTCCACACGACCCTCAGCGTCGCAGACCCTGTCGTCCGGGAGTTCGTTCTTCTGCTTGATGGCTCACGAGAACGGGGAGCACTCCTGAAAGCGTTCCAGCAGGCCCATCCTGACCAGCCCGAGGCATCGATCGTTGAAGGCATCGAGGCCACCCTGCAACTTCTGAACCGGGCTGGTACGCTCCTCGCGGACAATGCACAGGAGGAGACCGACCAGCAGGATTGA